The stretch of DNA gacagagacagagacacacacacacacacacacagagacagagacacacacacacacacagagacagagacacacacacacacacacacacagagacagagacacacacacacacacacagtcacacactcacacacacacacacacacacagacacacactcacacacacacagacacacactcacacagacacactctcacacagagagaaacacacacacacacacacacagagacagagacacacacacacacacagagagagaaacacacacatctagAATGTCTTACTGGTGCGTCTGATTCCTTCCTCCCAGGTTACTCTGGGTCTCCACCCGAGTCTGTGCAGTTTGTCTGATCTCATTGGATACCGGAGCTCCGTCACCGGACTGAGAAAAGTTATGTTAcgtcattcatttttttaaacatcagtctcaaacatacagtatgacactcctcacacacactcctcacacacactcctcacacacactcctcacacacactcctcacacacactcctcacacacactcctcacacacactcctcacacaccgGTCCTCTACAAACTCCATCCAGTCGTCCAGCGCTTCCTCGGAGACGCCCTTCACTTTCTGTCAACAGGAAACAGTGTTCAGTGAATTGCTCTGAAGGAGGAGGTTGGTCTACCGCTGAGCGGGTCACGGGACTCCTACCATCTTCACCAGTTCTCTGGCGAGCTGAATGATGGGAATCTCGAAGCTGCTCCCGATGTTGTAGATCTCTCCCAGAATGCCCTCCTCCATCAGCATCAGGAAGGCGTCTGTGACGTCGCTGACGTAGAGGAAGTGTCTGGACTGCAGCCCTGAGCCCTGGATagtgctgaacacacacacacacacacacacacagacagagagagagagagagagagagagacacacacacacacacacacacacacagagagagagagagagagagagagagacacacacacacacacacacacacacacacacacacacagacagagagagagagagagagagagagacacacacacacacacacacacacacacacacagagagagagagagagagacacacacacacacacacacagacagagagagagagagacagagacacacacacacacacacacacacacacacacacagagagagagagagagagagacagagacatacacacacacacacacacacacagacagagagagacagagagagagagagagagagagagagacagagacagagacacacacacacacacacacacacacagagagagagagagagagagagagacagagacacacacacacacacacacacacacagagacacacacacacctctcattAGAATTACTAATGACCTTCtcctatcatctgatcgtggttttatctcgttattagtgctattagatcacaacattctcttggatagactagaaaactatgttggcattagaggaagcgccttagcatggtttaaatcctatctatctgaccgctataagttttatcattaaatgaggaggtatcatatcaatcacaagtgaaatatggagttcctcaaggctcagtgctaggaccgttacttttcaacctgtacatgttacctctgggagatattatcaggagacacgGTGTAAAAGTGCCATGTAAATAAAGGGGATTTGATCTGATACGtgcatgcgcgcacacacacgcacgcacacacacacgcacccacacacacacgcacgcacacacacactcaccattTCTGATCCTGCTGGATGAGGGACAGAAACCTGGGAATGACCTgaacaaacacaagcacacacacacactaatgaagCTCTGAGGTCATGTGAcggtcagacacacacacacacacacacacacacacacacacagagctgctgATCACACACACCTTCTCGTGATGCTGGTGTGGGCCATAGACATTGCTGCTTCTCGTGATCAGAACGGGAAACTATAGATCAAACGCAGgtttaaaaggttctttaaaatCTTACAGCATTACAGTCAGATATAATCTAATGAGAATCAGCGCTAAAtaatagaaatgacaaaacactGAAAGTAAGATGTAAGagatatacaggttttgatctGGTGACCGATACCTTGTGCTTCATCCAGTACGACATCACAATGTTTTCTGCCGCAGCTTTTGAGGCCGAGTACGGATTGGTGGGTCTCTTTGGGCTCAGTTCATCAAACGGCTGTGAAAACAAGATCCAGATCACGCTTCAGCTCACATCCCAGCGCTGCTGCACTAAACAGATCAACGGCTTTATTTTCTCGAGGGCTTCAGATGCTGGGATCTGCACCCTTCATCAAGCTTCATAAgcattgtgaatcatttgatccGAATCGGTGAATCAGATCAGAGTGTGTTGAAGTCACCTCAGTAAACAAGAACCTCAGAACTGCttcaaaacatttagaaatctCAGTGACTCTGTGTCTATagtttattttgacaaaatgtcttcaatgaacatgatatttacttaatatcaaTGATTTTGGAATGAAAATTTTTTTACCAATATAgtgtatttttggttattgctgcaaataaataaaaataaatataacaaatgatattatatatatttattattattattattattattattattattattattattattattatatatatatatatatatatatatatatatatatatatatatatatatatatataaatatatttattattattattattattattattattattattattattattattattattattaatatatacatttgtttaaaaatctctatatattttttataaaataattatttatatataaaaataatagaaaatataatttatttagaaaatatttatattgatctaatttaatatataacataacatatgcatgtgtataatgaatatacatggtaataataaatatataaatacacacacacacacacacacacacacagaaggttTTTTTGTAATCGCCTGACAGCACTAGTGTTTCTGCGTTTGTGAGCAGCATCTTTTCAGTGAACCTGACCTGCTCCAGAGCGTCTCCGTACACCTCGTCAGTGCTGATGAAGACGAAGCGCTTCACTCGGGCCTCGAACGCCGCTCTGATCAGAACCCCGGTTCCTTCAGCGTTCACACGCATGAAGCGCGCCGGACTCAGGAACGAGTTCTCTGCTCCGGACAAAGACGGGAATGAGACGCGTCCGGCgtccagagacacacacagacgggCCGGTACTCACCGACATGAGTTTCAGCCGCGCAGTGAAACACTACATCGATCCTCTCCGTCGCAAACACACGCTTTATGAAGAACGGGTCGCAAACGTCGCCCTGCGAGGAGAACAGAGTCCGTCAGGCTCCACAGAACCAGATCAGAGGACAGTAACCAGTTTACTTGAGCATCTGAATATGAACTAGTACCTAAGCCTAACCACCTTAAGAAGAAGCAGCAAACTAAGAACTTCTGGAGGGAAAGGTCGTAGTTAATAGTGTTTGGTTCGAGCCGTGCTCTACTCTACAGACCGGAGGCTGAGCTTCTCTTTTACTGTGAGAGAGTTTTAGATTTATACGTTAAAAACAAGCAAGCGAGTCCTGACCATATTTAACACTTAAAAGTGACCCATTAGTTACATTACTAAAGCtatacagtaacacattacttttaaGATCTTTCCCTATCAGTAATCACTCTTGTGGGTCTCCGTGAAGTGATTATTGTTTGTCCactgtgcttttatttacaatacTTTACAAATAAGGAGTCAATATTGTGAGATACATACTTGACTGattttgtgtaaatgaaaatattgctgTCTCcgaacaaaattatattatacatcaataactgacattaaaaagacatttagttTCAAAGCAAGTGAAGTAAAAGTCTTGTAATGGAGTGGTATTTGACCGGACTGAGGGGTGTTTGTCCAGCTCGGGTCAGTCTGTACCGGGATGAAGCTGTAGGTTCTGCGGTTCTCCACGGAGGTCAGGTTCTTCAGACTGGAGCAGTACCTCAGCTGAAACACAGAGACGTGTGACGCGTCACGCAGGAAAACCAGCGACTCGGAGCTGAGAGGAGACTCACGTTATCAACGTTGATGATTCTCCAGAGAGGGAACCTGACGGCCAGAGCCCCGATCAGATGAGAGCcgctgagaacacacacacacacacacacacacacacacacacacacacacacacagacacacagagagacacacacacagagagacacacacacacagagacacacacacagagacacacacacacacacacacacggagagagacacacacacacacacacacacacacacacacacacacacacacggagagagacacacacacacacacacacacagagagacacacacacagagagacacacacacagagagacacacacacagagagacacacacacacacacacacacacacacacggagagagacacacacacacacacacacacacagaatcagaCGATTTCTGAACTGGAGTAATGAGGTGGAAAACTCagatttgatcacaggaataaacagAAAACGAATCGTAAAAATATTctctgaattaaataaatgcaggcttgtcgagcagaaaaacacaaataaatctttccatttaaaaatttaaaaacctttattctATATTCATGACCTGAAACTCATTCCTGTCTGGTTGACTCACGggttcaatcaatcaatcaatctttatatgtagtgtttttaactgaacagtattaaatctggagtgatgtataatgagattaaacaccctttttttcagcttcattactGAATGCAGAGACGTTGATGTCTAAATCAGATCAGATTCAGTGAGATCTCtggaaacaaattaattaataattaccaAAATGAAGTAAGGGTTAGTAAAGGGAGCATCAGAAGCACACTTCAGAGACAAGTAGAAGTTCATCCGAGGACTTTTTCCTGccgttttttaaaaagtgaagcGTTACAGTTTAATGTCAGTGTCTGCCAGCCTTTACTCCTTAAAAAGCAACTAACATCAAACACTTAGTTACTTATGAAAATTAATGTGTTGTAACTTCTGTGATACCTTTTTTCATCTGGACTGAacatgcttgtttatttttaatattaaaaataaagttttttggCAAACGTAAAACCCTTTTCGGGCCAGACGCTGcttaataaaatgggattaaatAAAGGTTTGCATATACAGTGTTTTTTCACAGGtgagatgaataaatatttaaatcaaatttaatctAGAACTACAGTAAAATAGTTTCTGCTCTTACTCcagatttctctcaacatggcaacccagagctgtcagtcagttcatgagaaacaaagcaaaggtgttacttatttaaataaagtattttttttaattaatctgatTACGTTACTTTTCATTTGTAACGGATTACGTTACAGACACACTACTCTAATCACGTACTGTTTTATGCTACCGTTTAGTATGTGAAGTGATTTGGGACACAGCCAGTGGCTAACAGGCTCGGTCTTCATATACTGACCCTTTCTCGACCCTTAATTAGATGCTCTGTTGTCTGAAGCAGCgacattcagtcatttaaagAGTTTAAATGCGTTTTATATTTGTAGACGGTATTAAATCTCACATGAATCCCGCTCCTCCGGTCACCAGCACCGTGCGACACTCTCCGCCGTTCATCTTCACCTGGAACTCCGCTTTTCTTTCAAGCAGCAGATCATTTCTCGGACTCCAAGAAGCAGCTACATGATCCGAAGTCGCTCCGTAAACACGCCTCACGACAGTAAAGCGGCGGTTTGCGGCAGCGCTGACACGTAGGAGCCGAATCTCGCCCCGCCTCCGCCGCGCTCTCATTGGTCGACCTGACGCGCTAGACCGGATCCCCGCATTCCGATTGGACGAGGCGGACGTCGATCACAAAGTGGGCGGAAAAGGACAGTATTAGCTCATTGATTGCAGTGAATGAAGAGCATAAGAGCGTctgctgaaatgaaataatgtttgtgCACTTTATCGTTCTCCTCGTTCTTTTGTTCGCTTCATGTCCTGCGGCGGGGAAAACGGTTTCTGGGGTTTTCAGGAGCGACGCGGCGAGAGAAAATAATGGGCAGTACATCACAAGGTTTCTGTATCACGGTGAGTGCTTGATCTTAAACTGCATTCATGCATTGACATCATGCATTTCACTCCGTTGTTCTGTTCACATGCAAGCTCGTAGAGTGTTgaatgctgctgctgctgctcacgTGTGTGTCAGTGACTGAGTGTGCTTCTACACGTGATGATGTGACAGGTGAGAACGGTCTGGTGGAGTCTCGGGTGGAGAACCTGGAGCTGGCCCTGAAGAAGGAGGCCAGGCTGCTGCTGTTTCAGGGCTCCGAGGGCTTTGACAATCTGAGCTGTCTGGAGAGACTGGAGTCGGCTCACATCTCCAGTAAGACTCCTTCACGCTTCGGCAGGTCATGTCCTGCGTGAACTTTGACCCCGGGCTCGCCCTGCCTCGATCAGGACGTTTGGGAgtagaaaacagaaaactggGTCCTATTCCAGAATCGGATACGTGTTTAAATTCAGATTTCAGTTCCCGTGTTTCCGCTGGCGAAAAAGGggctattaaaaatgtacacttttaaaaacagtttcgTCCAGAAATGAAACGAGTCAATCTCGAGTGATTCTGAATCATTCCCATCCCATgagatgttaatatttatttttctttagaattGTGAGAGAACTACAACCTCCCTTCAATAACAGGCTTTTTATATACTAGTTTTTATACACCAAGTAATTGATGAGAAATCtgaattttgggtgaactgtccctttaaggaaaGACGGCACAGGTCAACAGGGTTAAAATAACTAATAGTTACCACTAActcagctgagagagagagagagatacacatacatatatacacatatgcgtgtatatgtatgtgtgtgtgtgtgtgtagattgagcattaaataatgaaatgcatgctaatttgcataaatgtccagtttaaaaacaaacaacaacaaaaaaagtagacaCTGGTTAGtttcaaaattctttttttttttttttagatattagattaaaatgtgattttgggCATCTCATTTTTGtcagaatatattttcagttttggggtgaataaaatgtatgcaatcAAGGAAAAACCTTCAGGATACAGACCGCAGTgatgaaaatgtaaagttgGGTGTGTGAGTTATAGGAGAAAACACTCATTTTGAGGTGACGTGTTGTAATTAAAAGGTATAGACACAAATAGATaagtgttttgtattgttttctttccactaaaaaaaaccacaaagcCCAATGATCTTGACATGTGCATGAAAAAGCAAATGAaccaaagaaattaaatttcttcttattaattGTAACATTACTGTTTTCACATTCAGTTAAACTGGTGAAGGAGGAGCAGAACCAGACCATACCGCATCAGTCCGGTCCTCAGGCCTGGCACGTGATGTACGTGGACCGCTTCACCTGTCAGGACGGAGACACGGACGCAGCGCTGCAACACCTGAGCTTCCAGATCACCCTGCTGAACCCCGACGCCGCTGGCAACCCGCTGGACCACTTCAGCGCCGAGGAGGCCGGTCAGAACCACCACAGAACCGGCTGAAAGATGAATCATCTCCCCGCGGATGTCTGCTTTGTGGGGATCGGACAGCATCTGTCTGAGATAGAACGGATAGAAAacctggaatctgagggagaaggaaaaaaaactaaacattgagaaaatctcctttaaatgaatattactaattaaaaatgaggTGGTTATTTAGAACAggacatttactaaatatcttccaCAGAATATGATCTTTATTAATATCCGAATGATTttggtgataaaaaaaaacaaacattcgaGTGTATttc from Puntigrus tetrazona isolate hp1 unplaced genomic scaffold, ASM1883169v1 S000000513, whole genome shotgun sequence encodes:
- the LOC122334332 gene encoding dTDP-D-glucose 4,6-dehydratase-like isoform X1, translating into MRARRRRGEIRLLRVSAAANRRFTVVRRVYGATSDHVAASWSPRNDLLLERKAEFQVKMNGGECRTVLVTGGAGFIGSHLIGALAVRFPLWRIINVDNLRYCSSLKNLTSVENRRTYSFIPGDVCDPFFIKRVFATERIDVVFHCAAETHVENSFLSPARFMRVNAEGTGVLIRAAFEARVKRFVFISTDEVYGDALEQPFDELSPKRPTNPYSASKAAAENIVMSYWMKHKFPVLITRSSNVYGPHQHHEKVIPRFLSLIQQDQKCTIQGSGLQSRHFLYVSDVTDAFLMLMEEGILGEIYNIGSSFEIPIIQLARELVKMKVKGVSEEALDDWMEFVEDRPVTELRYPMRSDKLHRLGWRPRVTWEEGIRRTIQWYEENPNYWPLNSENEEDSPAACDQTPCLITSDNDY
- the LOC122334332 gene encoding dTDP-D-glucose 4,6-dehydratase-like isoform X2, whose product is MRARRRRGEIRLLRVSAAANRRFTVVRRVYGATSDHVAASWSPRNDLLLERKAEFQVKMNGGECRTVLVTGGAGFIGSHLIGALAVRFPLWRIINVDNGDVCDPFFIKRVFATERIDVVFHCAAETHVENSFLSPARFMRVNAEGTGVLIRAAFEARVKRFVFISTDEVYGDALEQPFDELSPKRPTNPYSASKAAAENIVMSYWMKHKFPVLITRSSNVYGPHQHHEKVIPRFLSLIQQDQKCTIQGSGLQSRHFLYVSDVTDAFLMLMEEGILGEIYNIGSSFEIPIIQLARELVKMKVKGVSEEALDDWMEFVEDRPVTELRYPMRSDKLHRLGWRPRVTWEEGIRRTIQWYEENPNYWPLNSENEEDSPAACDQTPCLITSDNDY
- the LOC122334332 gene encoding dTDP-D-glucose 4,6-dehydratase-like isoform X3; its protein translation is MLPLLTLTSFCGSHLIGALAVRFPLWRIINVDNLRYCSSLKNLTSVENRRTYSFIPGDVCDPFFIKRVFATERIDVVFHCAAETHVENSFLSPARFMRVNAEGTGVLIRAAFEARVKRFVFISTDEVYGDALEQPFDELSPKRPTNPYSASKAAAENIVMSYWMKHKFPVLITRSSNVYGPHQHHEKVIPRFLSLIQQDQKCTIQGSGLQSRHFLYVSDVTDAFLMLMEEGILGEIYNIGSSFEIPIIQLARELVKMKVKGVSEEALDDWMEFVEDRPVTELRYPMRSDKLHRLGWRPRVTWEEGIRRTIQWYEENPNYWPLNSENEEDSPAACDQTPCLITSDNDY